Proteins from a genomic interval of Pseudomonas silesiensis:
- the puuE gene encoding allantoinase PuuE, translating to MSADYPRDLIGYGSNPPHPHWPGNARIALSFVLNYEEGGERNILHGDKESEAFLSEMVSAQPLQGARNMSMESLYEYGSRAGVWRILKLFKEFDIPLTIFAVAMAAQRHPDVIRAMVDAGHEICSHGYRWIDYQYMDEAQEREHMLEAIRVLTEITGERPLGWYTGRTGPNTRRLVMEEGGFLYDCDTYDDDLPYWEPNNPTGKPHLVIPYTLDTNDMRFTQVQGFNKGDDFFEYLKDAFDVLYAEGAEAPKMLSIGLHCRLIGRPARLAALKRFIEYAKSHEQVWFSRRVDIARHWHETHPYQGAAK from the coding sequence GTGAGCGCTGACTATCCACGCGACCTGATCGGTTACGGCAGTAACCCTCCTCACCCACACTGGCCGGGCAACGCCCGTATCGCCCTGTCCTTCGTGCTCAATTACGAGGAAGGTGGCGAGCGCAATATCCTGCACGGCGACAAGGAATCCGAAGCCTTCCTGTCGGAAATGGTCTCGGCGCAGCCCCTGCAAGGCGCTCGCAACATGAGCATGGAATCCCTGTACGAGTATGGCAGCCGTGCCGGCGTCTGGCGGATTTTGAAACTGTTCAAGGAATTCGACATCCCGCTGACCATCTTCGCCGTGGCCATGGCCGCGCAGCGCCACCCGGATGTGATCCGTGCCATGGTCGATGCCGGCCACGAGATCTGCAGCCACGGCTATCGCTGGATCGACTACCAGTACATGGACGAAGCCCAGGAACGCGAGCACATGCTCGAGGCGATCCGCGTGCTCACCGAAATCACTGGCGAGCGGCCACTGGGCTGGTACACCGGCCGCACCGGGCCCAATACCCGTCGACTGGTGATGGAAGAAGGCGGTTTCCTCTACGACTGCGACACCTACGACGACGACCTGCCCTACTGGGAACCGAACAACCCGACCGGCAAACCGCACCTGGTGATCCCGTACACCCTGGACACCAATGACATGCGCTTCACCCAGGTCCAGGGTTTCAACAAGGGCGACGATTTCTTCGAGTACCTGAAAGATGCGTTCGACGTGCTGTACGCCGAAGGCGCCGAAGCACCGAAAATGCTGTCGATCGGCCTGCACTGCCGTCTGATCGGCCGTCCGGCGCGCCTGGCCGCGCTCAAGCGTTTTATCGAATACGCTAAAAGTCATGAACAGGTGTGGTTCAGCCGGCGCGTCGACATCGCTCGCCACTGGCATGAAACCCACCCGTATCAA
- the uraH gene encoding hydroxyisourate hydrolase — translation MGRLTTHVLDAAHGCPGSSIKVELYRVEGSQLELVASAITNSDGRVDAPLLQGDDYRSGVYQVQFHAGDYYRARGVQLPEPAFLDVVVLRFGISAEQDHYHVPLLISPYSYSTYRGS, via the coding sequence ATGGGACGTTTGACTACACACGTTTTGGACGCTGCACACGGTTGCCCGGGCAGCTCGATCAAGGTCGAGCTGTACCGCGTTGAAGGCTCGCAGCTGGAACTGGTCGCCAGCGCGATTACCAACAGCGATGGCCGTGTCGATGCACCGCTGCTGCAAGGCGATGACTACCGCTCCGGGGTCTATCAGGTTCAGTTTCATGCGGGCGATTACTACCGCGCCCGTGGCGTGCAGCTTCCGGAGCCGGCGTTTCTGGATGTAGTGGTGCTGCGGTTTGGCATCTCTGCCGAGCAGGATCACTACCATGTGCCGCTGCTGATCTCGCCCTACAGCTATTCCACGTACCGCGGCAGCTGA
- a CDS encoding LysE family translocator produces the protein MSLETWLLFSGAALVVILIPGPLSLLMISNSLNYGLRRSYPAFLGGVLASICLLSASALGLGALLLASEQLFSALKIVGALYLFYLAWQSWQQSRLPSVGAEVPQAAPVPRFRALFGRAFMLGASNPKDILFFAAFLPQFLSAEQPFLPQLLVMIATWTVLDLLCKLAYGLGAQGAARYLRSGKGQSWFNRISAGLFGGAGAASLLSSH, from the coding sequence ATGAGTCTGGAAACCTGGCTGCTGTTCAGCGGCGCTGCGCTGGTGGTAATCCTGATCCCGGGGCCACTGTCTTTGCTGATGATCAGCAACAGTCTGAATTACGGTTTGCGCCGTTCGTACCCGGCGTTCCTGGGGGGCGTGCTGGCGTCGATCTGCTTGCTCAGTGCTTCGGCGCTGGGCCTGGGTGCGTTGTTGCTCGCCTCGGAACAGCTGTTCAGCGCCCTGAAGATCGTCGGCGCGCTGTACCTGTTCTACCTTGCCTGGCAGAGCTGGCAGCAATCGCGCCTGCCCTCGGTGGGCGCGGAAGTTCCCCAGGCTGCACCCGTGCCGCGTTTCCGTGCGCTGTTCGGGCGCGCGTTTATGTTAGGTGCCAGCAATCCGAAAGACATCCTCTTCTTCGCCGCGTTCCTGCCGCAGTTCTTGAGTGCCGAGCAGCCGTTCCTGCCGCAGTTGCTGGTGATGATTGCAACCTGGACCGTACTGGATCTGCTGTGCAAGCTGGCTTATGGACTGGGGGCACAGGGCGCGGCGCGGTATCTGCGCAGCGGCAAGGGGCAAAGCTGGTTCAACCGGATCAGTGCCGGGTTGTTCGGCGGTGCGGGGGCCGCTTCCTTGCTCAGTAGCCACTGA
- a CDS encoding NCS2 family permease, protein MESRKSEAPTLELSPPIRNGWLERIFKLSLHGTTVKTELIAGLTTFITMAYIIFVNPNIMADAGIDHGAAFVATCIAAALGCLLMGLYANWPVGLAPGMGLNAFFTYTVVGTMGYNWETALGAVFVSGVLFMFLTFSRIREWLLNSIPVSLRYAMGAGVGLFLGLIGLKTAGIVVDSPATLIKLGSLREPGPLLAAICFLMIAVLSYHKVFGAILISIITVTLAGWGLGLVHYEGIMSAPPSLAPTWMAMDVAGVFNISMISVVLAFLFVHMFDTAGTLMGVAQRAGLVNADGKIENLSRALKADSASSVFGAVVGVPPVTSYVESAAGVAAGGRTGLTAVTVGVLFIAAMFFAPLAGMIPAYATAGALIYVAMLMMGGMAHIEWDEATDSIPAIVTAIMMPLTFSVADGIALGFITYVVLKACTGKHKEISISLWVLCAIFIAKFVFL, encoded by the coding sequence GTGGAAAGCCGCAAATCCGAAGCCCCGACCCTGGAACTCTCGCCGCCGATACGCAATGGCTGGCTGGAGCGCATCTTCAAACTCAGCTTGCATGGCACCACGGTGAAGACCGAGCTGATCGCCGGTCTGACGACCTTCATTACCATGGCCTACATAATCTTCGTCAACCCCAACATCATGGCCGATGCCGGGATCGATCACGGGGCGGCGTTCGTCGCCACCTGTATCGCCGCGGCGCTGGGCTGCCTGTTGATGGGCCTGTACGCCAACTGGCCGGTCGGCCTGGCGCCGGGGATGGGCCTGAACGCATTCTTCACTTACACCGTGGTCGGCACCATGGGCTACAACTGGGAAACCGCCCTTGGCGCGGTGTTCGTTTCCGGCGTGCTGTTCATGTTCCTGACCTTTTCGCGGATTCGCGAATGGCTGCTCAACAGCATCCCGGTGAGCTTGCGCTATGCCATGGGCGCCGGTGTGGGCTTGTTTTTGGGGCTGATCGGTCTGAAAACCGCCGGCATTGTCGTTGACAGCCCGGCCACCCTGATCAAGCTCGGCTCCCTGCGCGAACCCGGTCCGTTGCTGGCTGCCATCTGCTTCCTGATGATTGCCGTGCTCAGCTACCACAAGGTGTTCGGCGCGATCCTCATCAGCATCATCACCGTGACCCTGGCCGGTTGGGGCCTTGGGCTGGTGCACTACGAGGGCATCATGTCGGCCCCGCCGAGCCTGGCACCGACCTGGATGGCCATGGACGTCGCCGGCGTGTTTAACATCAGCATGATCAGCGTGGTGCTGGCGTTCCTGTTCGTGCACATGTTCGATACCGCCGGCACCTTGATGGGCGTGGCCCAGCGCGCCGGCCTGGTGAACGCCGACGGCAAGATCGAAAACCTCTCCCGCGCCCTGAAAGCCGACAGTGCTTCCAGCGTATTCGGTGCGGTGGTGGGTGTTCCACCCGTTACCAGCTACGTGGAAAGTGCCGCGGGTGTAGCGGCAGGTGGTCGGACTGGTCTTACCGCCGTGACCGTAGGTGTGTTATTTATTGCAGCCATGTTTTTCGCCCCGTTGGCGGGCATGATCCCCGCTTATGCCACCGCCGGTGCCCTGATCTATGTGGCCATGTTGATGATGGGCGGCATGGCGCACATCGAATGGGACGAGGCGACCGACAGCATTCCGGCGATCGTGACCGCCATCATGATGCCTTTGACCTTCTCGGTCGCCGACGGCATCGCGCTGGGTTTTATCACCTATGTGGTACTGAAAGCCTGTACCGGTAAGCACAAGGAAATTTCCATCAGTCTGTGGGTGCTCTGCGCGATCTTCATCGCCAAGTTCGTTTTCTTGTAA
- a CDS encoding glutathione S-transferase N-terminal domain-containing protein translates to MFVKALRVGLGQLIIFIDFITRPGKKQRPAEVQAKVNSAAKGLTLYQFHACPFCVKTRRTLRRLNVPVALRDAKNNEQDRRALLEQGGKIKVPCLRIEENGQTTWMYESKVIIDYLDKRFAAA, encoded by the coding sequence GTGTTCGTAAAAGCGCTTCGTGTCGGCCTTGGCCAACTGATCATTTTCATCGACTTCATCACCCGTCCCGGCAAGAAACAACGCCCGGCGGAGGTTCAGGCCAAGGTCAACTCGGCCGCCAAGGGCCTGACCCTGTATCAGTTCCATGCCTGCCCGTTCTGCGTGAAAACCCGCCGCACCTTGCGCCGCCTGAATGTGCCGGTGGCGTTGCGCGACGCGAAGAACAACGAACAGGATCGCCGGGCGCTGCTGGAGCAAGGCGGCAAGATCAAGGTGCCGTGCCTGCGTATTGAAGAGAATGGGCAGACCACCTGGATGTATGAGTCCAAGGTGATTATTGATTATCTGGATAAGCGTTTCGCTGCTGCCTGA
- the folE gene encoding GTP cyclohydrolase I FolE yields the protein MSLEQNYTEILGQLGEDASREGLLDTPKRAAKAMQYLCRGYEQTLEEVTNGALFSSDNSEMVLVKDIELYSLCEHHLLPFIGKAHVAYIPSGKVLGLSKVARIVDMYARRLQIQENLSRQIADAVQEVTGAIGVAVVIEAKHMCMMMRGVEKQNSTMITSVMLGEFRENAATRSEFLSLIK from the coding sequence ATGTCCCTGGAACAGAATTACACCGAGATTCTCGGCCAATTGGGCGAGGACGCCTCCCGCGAGGGCCTGCTCGACACGCCAAAACGTGCCGCCAAAGCCATGCAGTACCTCTGCCGCGGTTATGAACAGACACTGGAAGAGGTCACCAACGGTGCCTTGTTCAGCTCCGACAACAGCGAAATGGTGCTGGTCAAGGACATCGAGCTCTACTCGTTGTGCGAACACCACCTGCTGCCGTTCATCGGCAAGGCCCACGTCGCCTACATCCCGAGCGGCAAGGTGCTGGGGCTGTCGAAAGTCGCGCGGATCGTCGATATGTACGCTCGCCGCCTGCAGATCCAGGAAAACCTCAGCCGCCAGATCGCCGATGCGGTCCAGGAAGTCACCGGCGCCATCGGCGTTGCCGTGGTGATCGAGGCCAAGCACATGTGCATGATGATGCGCGGTGTGGAGAAGCAGAATTCGACGATGATCACCTCGGTGATGCTCGGTGAGTTCCGTGAAAACGCGGCGACCCGCAGCGAGTTTCTCAGCCTGATCAAGTAA
- a CDS encoding Smr/MutS family protein has product MQDDDFSLFKSAIQGVKPIKHDRAETGKPKADRAQIAKLRQAATVRTDATTVDGLSDQFVIDVGPEDELMWARDGVQESQMRKLKVGQIPFEGSLDLHGMNVEKARETLWAFLAEATKFEIRCVRVTHGKAVRLDGKRPMIKSHVNTWLRQHSQVLGFTSCQPRHGGAGAVYVMLKRTMMEGRDE; this is encoded by the coding sequence ATGCAAGACGACGATTTTTCCCTGTTCAAAAGCGCGATCCAAGGCGTCAAGCCGATCAAGCACGATCGCGCCGAAACCGGCAAACCCAAAGCTGACCGCGCGCAGATCGCCAAGCTGCGTCAGGCCGCGACTGTGCGCACCGATGCCACCACGGTCGACGGGCTGTCCGATCAGTTCGTGATCGACGTTGGCCCGGAAGACGAGCTGATGTGGGCGCGCGATGGGGTGCAGGAAAGCCAGATGCGCAAGCTCAAGGTCGGCCAGATTCCGTTCGAAGGCAGCCTCGACCTGCACGGCATGAATGTCGAAAAGGCCCGGGAAACCCTCTGGGCCTTCCTCGCCGAAGCGACCAAATTCGAAATCCGCTGCGTGCGCGTCACCCACGGCAAGGCCGTGCGCCTGGACGGCAAGCGCCCGATGATCAAAAGCCACGTCAACACCTGGCTGCGCCAGCATTCCCAGGTACTCGGCTTCACCTCGTGCCAGCCCAGACATGGCGGTGCCGGAGCGGTTTATGTGATGCTCAAACGGACCATGATGGAAGGTCGCGACGAGTGA
- a CDS encoding cysteine hydrolase family protein, which yields MSVPKTMFQLSGRGYAAANLSNATVVIIDAQKEYLSGPLALIGMDAAVANIKQLVAAARAAGRPIVHVHHLGTVGGLFDPQGERGEFIPGLEPLRDETIIGKLLPSAFHGTKLLEHLQNLGSLDLIVCGFMSHSSVSTTVRAAKNLGFRCTLVEDACATRDLPYKGGVLSAEHVQQTEMAIMADNFATLAVTRELI from the coding sequence ATGTCCGTTCCAAAAACGATGTTTCAACTCAGCGGCCGCGGTTACGCTGCAGCCAATCTGAGCAATGCGACCGTTGTCATCATCGATGCCCAGAAAGAATACCTCAGTGGTCCGCTGGCCCTGATCGGCATGGATGCTGCCGTCGCGAACATCAAGCAACTGGTGGCCGCTGCCCGCGCAGCCGGTCGGCCGATCGTGCATGTGCATCACCTTGGCACCGTCGGTGGGCTGTTCGATCCACAAGGCGAGCGCGGCGAGTTCATTCCGGGGCTCGAACCGCTGCGTGACGAAACCATCATCGGCAAATTGCTGCCGAGTGCGTTTCACGGCACCAAACTGCTGGAACACCTGCAAAATCTCGGCTCGCTGGATTTGATCGTCTGCGGTTTCATGAGCCATTCCAGCGTCAGCACCACCGTGCGCGCCGCCAAGAACCTGGGCTTTCGCTGTACCCTGGTGGAAGATGCCTGTGCCACTCGCGACCTGCCGTACAAAGGTGGCGTCCTGAGTGCCGAGCACGTGCAGCAAACCGAAATGGCGATCATGGCGGACAACTTCGCCACCCTCGCCGTGACCCGCGAGCTGATTTGA
- the prmB gene encoding 50S ribosomal protein L3 N(5)-glutamine methyltransferase, with product MITSRLRTLRDHIRWAVSRFHGEDLFFGHGTDNAWDEARQLVLGALHLPWEMADSYLDCSLEDDELVRVQRLLKRRIEERIPTAYLLGEAWFCGMSFIVDERVLIPRSPIGELIEKRFEPWLGSEPARILDLCTGSGCIGIACAYEFQKAEVVLADLSFEALEVANQNIERHGVDERVYTVQGDGFDGLPGQRFDLIVSNPPYVDAEDFADMPDEYQHEPELGLACGDDGLNLVRRMLAEAADHLTEKGLLIVEVGNSQVHVEALYPEVDFAWLDFERGGHGVFMLTAEQCRDHQALFASRV from the coding sequence GTGATCACTTCCCGCCTTCGTACCCTGCGCGACCATATCCGTTGGGCCGTCAGTCGCTTCCATGGGGAGGATCTGTTTTTTGGCCATGGGACCGATAATGCCTGGGACGAAGCCCGGCAACTGGTGCTGGGTGCCTTGCACCTGCCATGGGAAATGGCCGACAGCTACCTTGACTGCAGTCTGGAAGACGATGAACTGGTCAGGGTGCAGCGCTTGCTCAAGCGGCGCATCGAAGAACGCATTCCGACCGCGTACCTGTTGGGTGAAGCCTGGTTCTGTGGCATGTCATTCATCGTCGATGAGCGCGTGCTGATCCCGCGTTCGCCGATTGGCGAGCTGATCGAAAAACGCTTCGAACCCTGGCTGGGCAGCGAGCCTGCGCGGATCCTCGACCTGTGCACCGGTTCCGGCTGCATCGGTATTGCCTGTGCCTATGAATTTCAGAAGGCCGAAGTGGTGTTGGCCGATCTCTCGTTCGAAGCACTGGAGGTGGCTAACCAGAATATCGAGCGCCACGGTGTCGACGAACGGGTGTACACGGTGCAGGGCGATGGTTTCGATGGTTTGCCGGGTCAGCGTTTCGACCTGATCGTGTCGAACCCGCCTTATGTCGATGCCGAAGACTTTGCCGACATGCCGGACGAATACCAGCACGAACCGGAACTGGGCCTGGCCTGTGGTGACGATGGTTTGAACCTGGTACGGCGCATGCTCGCCGAAGCGGCGGATCACCTGACCGAGAAAGGCTTGCTGATCGTCGAAGTGGGCAACAGCCAGGTTCACGTCGAGGCGCTGTACCCGGAAGTCGACTTCGCCTGGCTCGATTTCGAGCGCGGCGGGCATGGGGTGTTCATGTTGACGGCGGAGCAGTGCCGGGATCATCAGGCACTGTTCGCGTCCCGCGTCTGA
- a CDS encoding alpha/beta hydrolase, with translation MMLRVLALSLTLFTGFVQATVLQRPITLDTGTGELFGSLLLPKSEQPVPVVLIISGSGPTDRDGNNPEGGRNDSLKRLAWVLAKHNIASVRYDKRGVAASLAATPDERNLSVEAYVADAEAWGRKLKADSRFGPLILLGHSEGALIATLAAPSLDAAAVISLSGSARPVDQVLRQQLSNRLPPPLMLRSNELLDSLKAGRTDDNVPPQLQVIFRPSVQPYLISLFRQDPAAAFGKLKMPALIIQGSNDIQVGVNDARLLKAAKPDAELALIEGMNHVMRIVPNDVKRQLASYRDPQLPLAAELGARIIGFIDGLRTR, from the coding sequence ATGATGCTGCGAGTTCTAGCCTTGAGCCTTACCCTGTTTACCGGCTTTGTACAGGCCACTGTCCTGCAACGACCGATCACTCTGGATACCGGTACCGGCGAGCTTTTCGGCTCGTTGCTGCTGCCAAAATCCGAGCAACCCGTGCCGGTCGTGCTGATCATTTCCGGCTCCGGCCCGACGGATCGCGACGGCAACAATCCCGAGGGCGGACGCAATGACAGCCTCAAGCGTCTGGCCTGGGTCCTGGCCAAACACAACATCGCCAGCGTGCGTTACGACAAGCGCGGCGTGGCGGCGAGCCTGGCGGCGACCCCGGACGAACGCAACCTGTCGGTGGAAGCCTATGTGGCCGACGCCGAGGCCTGGGGCCGGAAGTTGAAAGCCGACTCGCGCTTTGGCCCGCTGATCCTGCTCGGCCATAGCGAGGGCGCCCTGATCGCCACCCTCGCGGCACCGAGCCTGGATGCCGCCGCGGTGATTTCCCTGTCCGGCAGCGCGCGGCCGGTCGACCAGGTGTTGCGCCAGCAACTGAGCAATCGCTTGCCGCCGCCCCTGATGCTGCGCAGCAATGAGCTGCTCGACAGCCTCAAGGCCGGCCGCACCGACGACAACGTGCCGCCGCAACTGCAGGTGATTTTCCGTCCGAGCGTGCAGCCGTACCTGATTTCGCTGTTCCGCCAGGATCCGGCGGCGGCCTTCGGCAAACTGAAGATGCCGGCGCTGATCATCCAGGGCAGCAACGATATCCAGGTCGGCGTCAATGACGCGCGGCTGCTCAAGGCTGCCAAGCCGGACGCGGAACTGGCACTGATCGAGGGCATGAACCATGTCATGCGCATCGTGCCCAACGACGTGAAACGGCAATTGGCGTCCTATAGGGATCCGCAATTGCCGCTGGCGGCCGAGCTGGGCGCGCGGATCATCGGATTTATTGACGGGCTTCGCACCCGCTAA
- the aroC gene encoding chorismate synthase, which translates to MSGNTYGKLFTVTTAGESHGPALVAIVDGCPPGLEISLDDLQRDLDRRKPGTSRHTTQRQEADEVEILSGVFEGRTTGCAIGLLIRNTDQKSKDYSAIKDLFRPAHADYTYHHKYGERDYRGGGRSSARETAMRVAAGAIAKKYLATQGIVIRGYMSQLGPIEIPFKTWDSVEENAFFSPDPDKVPELEAYMDQLRRDQDSVGAKITVVAEGVMPGLGEPIFDRLDAELAHALMSINAVKGVEIGAGFASVAQRGTEHRDEMTPQGFLSNNAGGILGGISSGQPIVAHLALKPTSSITTPGRSIDIHGNPVDVITKGRHDPCVGIRATPIAEAMMAIVLMDHLLRHRGQNANVRVSTPVLGQL; encoded by the coding sequence ATGTCCGGCAATACCTACGGCAAGCTGTTCACTGTCACCACCGCTGGCGAAAGCCATGGGCCGGCGTTGGTCGCCATTGTCGACGGCTGCCCGCCGGGGCTGGAGATCTCCCTCGACGATTTGCAGCGCGACCTCGATCGCCGCAAACCCGGCACCAGCCGCCATACCACTCAGCGCCAGGAAGCCGACGAAGTCGAGATCCTGTCCGGCGTGTTCGAAGGTCGCACCACCGGTTGCGCCATCGGCCTGTTGATCCGCAATACCGACCAGAAGTCCAAGGACTACTCGGCGATCAAGGACCTGTTCCGCCCGGCCCATGCCGACTACACCTATCACCACAAATACGGCGAGCGCGATTACCGCGGCGGCGGTCGCAGCTCGGCGCGGGAAACCGCAATGCGCGTGGCGGCCGGCGCTATCGCCAAGAAATACCTGGCCACCCAGGGCATCGTCATTCGCGGCTACATGAGTCAGCTGGGCCCGATCGAGATCCCGTTCAAGACCTGGGATTCGGTGGAAGAGAACGCCTTCTTCAGCCCCGACCCGGACAAAGTGCCGGAGCTGGAAGCCTATATGGACCAGTTGCGCCGCGACCAGGATTCGGTGGGTGCGAAGATCACCGTGGTCGCCGAGGGCGTGATGCCAGGGCTGGGCGAGCCGATTTTCGACCGTCTCGATGCCGAACTGGCCCATGCGCTGATGAGCATCAATGCGGTCAAGGGCGTGGAAATCGGCGCCGGTTTCGCCAGCGTTGCCCAACGCGGCACCGAACACCGCGATGAAATGACCCCGCAAGGTTTCCTCAGCAACAATGCCGGCGGCATTCTGGGCGGGATTTCCTCCGGTCAGCCGATCGTCGCGCACCTGGCACTGAAGCCGACCTCGAGCATCACCACGCCGGGCCGTTCCATCGACATCCACGGCAACCCGGTGGACGTCATCACCAAGGGCCGTCACGACCCCTGCGTCGGCATCCGCGCCACGCCGATTGCCGAAGCGATGATGGCCATCGTGCTGATGGATCACCTGCTGCGTCATCGCGGGCAGAACGCCAATGTGCGGGTGAGCACCCCGGTGCTGGGTCAGCTTTAA
- a CDS encoding MFS transporter: protein MAALPYWRLSSFYLFYFALLGSTAPFLALYFDHLGFSSARIGELVAIPMLMRCVAPNIWGWLGDYTGQRLAIVRFGAVCTLLTFSLIFVSKSYAWLAMVMALHAFFWHAVLPQFEVITLAHLKGQTSRYSQIRLWGSIGFIITVVALGRLFEWLSLDIYPVALLLILAGIVVSSLWVPNAQPLQGERLAGDGFLQQLRSPGVLAFYACVALMQLSHGPYYTFLTLHLERLGYSRGLIGMLWAVGVVAEVLMFLAMSKILARFSVRRVLLASFLLAALRWLLLGSFAEYLWVLLFAQVLHAATFGSFHAAAIQFVQRSFGARQQGQGQALYAALAGTGGALGALYAGYSWNALGATLTFSIASLAAFAAAVMIATCMQEDRP from the coding sequence GTGGCGGCGCTCCCGTACTGGCGGCTCTCCAGTTTCTATCTGTTCTATTTCGCCTTGCTCGGTTCGACGGCGCCGTTCCTGGCGCTGTACTTCGATCACCTGGGTTTTTCCAGCGCACGCATCGGCGAGCTGGTGGCGATCCCGATGTTGATGCGCTGCGTGGCACCGAACATCTGGGGCTGGCTCGGTGACTACACCGGCCAGCGCCTGGCCATCGTGCGCTTCGGCGCGGTCTGCACCTTGCTGACGTTTTCCTTGATCTTCGTCAGCAAGTCCTACGCCTGGCTGGCGATGGTCATGGCTTTGCACGCCTTCTTCTGGCACGCGGTGCTGCCGCAGTTCGAAGTCATCACCCTGGCGCATTTGAAGGGACAGACGTCCCGCTACAGCCAGATCCGGTTGTGGGGTTCCATCGGCTTCATCATCACCGTGGTTGCGCTGGGCCGGCTGTTCGAATGGCTCAGCCTCGACATCTATCCGGTGGCGCTGCTGCTGATCCTGGCCGGGATCGTGGTCAGCAGCCTGTGGGTGCCGAACGCACAACCGCTTCAAGGGGAGCGATTGGCGGGGGACGGTTTTCTCCAGCAATTACGCAGCCCCGGGGTGTTGGCGTTTTACGCGTGCGTGGCACTGATGCAACTGAGCCACGGGCCGTATTACACCTTCCTGACCTTGCACCTCGAGCGACTCGGTTACAGCCGTGGCTTGATCGGCATGCTCTGGGCTGTCGGCGTGGTGGCTGAAGTCCTGATGTTCCTGGCCATGAGCAAGATCCTCGCGCGCTTCTCGGTGCGACGGGTGCTGCTGGCGAGTTTCCTGCTGGCGGCGCTGCGTTGGTTGCTGCTTGGTTCCTTCGCCGAGTACCTGTGGGTATTGCTGTTCGCCCAGGTCTTGCACGCGGCCACCTTCGGCAGCTTCCACGCGGCAGCCATCCAGTTCGTGCAACGCAGTTTCGGCGCACGCCAGCAAGGGCAGGGGCAGGCGTTGTACGCGGCGCTGGCCGGCACCGGCGGCGCACTGGGGGCTTTGTACGCAGGCTATAGCTGGAACGCCCTCGGGGCCACATTGACCTTTAGTATTGCCAGTCTCGCCGCGTTCGCGGCAGCCGTTATGATTGCCACATGCATGCAAGAGGACAGGCCATGA
- a CDS encoding 1,2-dihydroxy-3-keto-5-methylthiopentene dioxygenase: protein MSSLSVYPVSSPELPNKVLTHFDDIASTLAEQGVRFDRWQAATKLQPGASPEDIIGAYQAPIDALMTEQGYINVDVVSQTSDHPQTAELLKEYRGDEDVVRFFVAGRGLFSLHIGDYVYAVLCEKNDLISIPAGTPHWFDMGEHPHFVAICLFNQAEGGKTDFTGENIASRFARLED from the coding sequence ATGAGCAGCCTGTCCGTTTACCCTGTCAGCAGTCCGGAACTGCCGAACAAGGTGCTGACCCACTTCGACGATATCGCGTCGACCCTGGCCGAGCAGGGGGTGCGCTTTGACCGCTGGCAAGCTGCGACGAAACTCCAGCCCGGCGCCAGCCCGGAAGACATCATCGGCGCGTACCAGGCGCCGATCGACGCGCTGATGACCGAACAGGGGTATATCAACGTTGATGTGGTCAGCCAGACCAGCGATCACCCGCAAACGGCCGAGCTTCTCAAGGAGTACCGCGGTGATGAAGACGTCGTGCGGTTTTTCGTTGCCGGTCGTGGCTTGTTCAGCCTGCATATCGGCGATTACGTCTACGCGGTGCTTTGCGAGAAAAACGACCTGATCTCGATCCCGGCCGGCACCCCCCACTGGTTCGATATGGGTGAACATCCGCATTTCGTCGCGATTTGTCTGTTCAATCAAGCGGAAGGCGGGAAGACCGATTTCACCGGCGAGAACATTGCCAGCCGTTTTGCACGGCTTGAGGATTGA
- a CDS encoding DUF3509 domain-containing protein, with amino-acid sequence MSLIQEKFSSLFSNFEVTTQPRPDGGILLTLRSTEGKVFKRSISYQQLHAGDQLSWVISAIRRDLAEQASELPQISMLQSQQRFALPTYHSA; translated from the coding sequence ATGAGCCTGATTCAAGAAAAATTTTCGTCCCTGTTCTCCAACTTCGAAGTGACCACCCAGCCTCGTCCTGACGGTGGCATCCTGCTGACCTTGCGCAGCACCGAAGGTAAAGTGTTCAAACGCTCGATTTCCTACCAGCAATTGCATGCTGGCGATCAGCTGTCGTGGGTGATCAGCGCGATCCGCCGCGACCTCGCGGAACAGGCCAGCGAACTGCCGCAGATCTCCATGTTGCAAAGCCAGCAACGGTTTGCTCTGCCGACTTATCATTCGGCGTAA